The DNA sequence GCGACACCTGGACCGTGGACTGAGGCGAGTCTGAGGCCATGACTGCCGGTCGGTTGGCCGGAGTCGTGCTGGCCGGCGGCGCCTCGCGCCGGATGGGCCGCGATAAGGCCACTCTGACCGTGCCGGGCCGCTTCGCCGGTTTGACTCTGGTGGAACACCAGGTATCGGTGCTGGCGCAGCGTTGTGATCCCCTCTTCGTGGTGGCCGCCCAGGGCCAGGCGTTGCCCGATCTCGCTGCACAGGTGCTGCGCGACGCAGTGCCCGGGCTGGGTCCGTTGCCCGCGATCGGGCTGGGGTTGCATGCAGCGGCACAGGCCGGCGCCCCACGCGCCTTCGTCTGTGCGGTCGACATGCCTTTTCTGACAACGGATTTGATCGACGCGCTTACTTCTCCCGTGGCCGACGTCGTGCTGCCGCACGCTGATCGCGACCACTATCTGGCCGGGGTGTATCGCACCACGCTGGCCGACACCGTCGATTCCTTGGTCGCGTCCGGGGAACGCCGGGTGGGCGCGTTGATCGACGTGGCCGACGTCCGGCGGATCATGCTGGCCGACGCGTCCCCGCTGGCCAATCTCAACTCTCCGGACGATCTCGCCGATCTGCGCTGAGTCGCATAGCAGCAAATATGGTTTGTCGTTGCGAATAAAGCGTTATTCGGGGCGCACAGGTAATGAAATATATCGTCGTATTATCTGCGTGAGATACAAAAATTATTGGCGCGACGCGGAGTTTTCCACTCGGGGAGCTTGTTGTATGAGTCTGGAAACGCTTGTAGCGCAACGTAATTGGTTCGGGGCCTCGGGCGACGGTGGATGTTGAGACGAGCCGGATTGCAGCGCCTATTCCGCACGCGAAATTACGTGATGGTTCGGTAGAGGCGCAGCTTTCGCCTGCTTGACGCGCTGCGAGCAGTCCAGGCCCGATGACCTGCGACGAATGAGGTAGATGATGCTGCTGGGACCTCTGTAGCGGGCGATTCTCGGCTGAGGGGGCGATGAACCGTTCTCAAATTCCGGCATTTGCAGTGGTCCAGCCCACAAAAAACCCGTGATCTGACTCACGCTCATCGGCGCCGGCTGCTAGGTCGACAGAACACCGAAAGCGGGTGCTGACCTGCTATGACCATTCCCGACCGCAACGTGATGGTTTCGTGATCTAGCCGAAATATTCGCGTCATGCGGTTGGACTTGTCGTATGAACGTTTCGTAAGTTTCCTCTCGCCCTAATGCAAGGCAAACAAATTGAATCGACGGAACCGCGTGTGAGCGGGGCCGCGGGCGGCCCCTCAAACGTCTCCGCGGTGCCGGGTGTCATCCCGGCGGGCGTATCTGCCCCCGCTGTCGTGCCTGACCTAGACGGCACGTCTCGAAGACCACTCCCGCCTGAAGCCCAGGCATGCCGGCCCACTGCCGTGGGCGCACTTCGGCGCGCGCACTGCGAAAGGAACGATGTTGAAGAACGTCCGCAAGCCCCTGACCCTGGCCGCGATCGCCGGCGCCCTGATCACCGGCGCGGTCGCCCTGTCCGACGCCACCGCCAAGGCGGACAGCGTCAACTGGGACGCCATCGCGGCCTGCGAGTCGGGTGGCAACTGGTCGATCAACACCGGCAACGGCTACTACGGCGGACTGCAGTTCAACGCCGGCACCTGGCGTGCCAACGGTGGCAGCGGCATGCCGCACAACGCCAGCCGTGCCGAGCAGATCCGGGTTGCCGAGAACGTTCTGCGCAGCCAGGGCATCGGTGCCTGGCCGGTGTGCGGCCGTCGCGGCTGACCATCCCTGTAGCGCTATCGACGACGGCGCCGGGCGACCAGCCCGGCGCCGTCGCCGTCGGATAGGGGCTCGGGCCGGCGAGTAGCGTCGGGCGCGTGCCTGACACGCCTCGTGAGCTCGACATCATCCTCTATGGGGCCACCGGTTTCGCCGGGAAGCTGACCGCCCAATACCTGGCCCGCGCCGGCGCAGCCGCCCGGATCGGGTTGGCCGGCCGCTCGGCGGAGCGGGTGCGCGAGGTCCGCGACGGTCTCGGATCGCCAGCCCAAGACTGGCCGATCGTGGTGGCCGACGCCGACAAGCCCGCAACCCTGGGGGCGATGGCGGCCCAGACCCGGGTGGTGATCACCACCGTGGGTCCCTACACCCGTTATGGCATGCCCTTGGTCGCAGCCTGCGCTGCGGCCGGCACCGATTACGTCGACCTCACCGGCGAGACGCTGTTCGTGCGGGAGAGCATCGACCGCTACCACAGGCAGGCCGCCGACAACCAAGCTCGCATCGTGCACGCCTGCGGCTTCGATTCCATCCCCTCGGACATGAGTGTGTACGCCTTGTATAGGGCTGCCTGCGACGACGGCACCGGGGATCTGCTAGACACCGACTTCGTTGTGCGGGGCGCCTCCGGTGGGGCGTCCGGCGGCACCCTCGCGACCATGATTGAGTTCCTCAGCGCCGCCGCCAACGACCCGAAGGCCCGACGCCAGCTGTCGGATCCCTACACGCTCAGCTCGGATCGGTCCGCCGAGCCGCGATTGGGCCCCGAGCCGGACCTGTCCTGGCGGCGGGGCCAAGACATCGCGCCGGAACTCGACGGAATCTGGACCGCCGGCTTCGCCATGGCACCTGTCAACACCCGCATCGTGCGGCGCAGCAACGGACTGCTGGACTGGGCCTACGGTCGCCGCTTCCGCTACGCCGAGCACATGAGCGTCGGCTCGTCGGCCGCGGCACCTGCACTGTCTGGACTGGCCACTGGAATGGGCAAGGCGACCTTCGGGGTCGGCGGCCACCTCTTGCGGCTGGTGCCGGCCGGATTGCTGGAACGGGTGTTGCCCAAGCCGGGCACCGGCCCCAGCCGGAGCCGTCGCGAGAACGGCTACTACCGCATCGAGACCTACACGACCACGAGCAGCGGGGCCCGCTACCGGGCCGACATGGCGCAGCGGGGCGACCCCGGCTACCAGGCCACCTCGGTGCTGTTGGGCGAGAGCGCGCTGGCGCTGGCGCTGGACCGCGACGCACTGTCGGACCACTACGGCGTGCTCACCCCGGCGGCCGCGATGGGCGATGTGCTGCTGGCCAGACTGCCCGCAGCGGGTGTGACGCTCGAGGTTTGTCGGCTGCGCTGACCGGGGCTCAATTGGCCGGTGCCGGGCACTGATCTTTCCGCTAATGTCGTTTTCGACCGCTGCTCCTAGCAGCACCCAGCAACGAAGGTGGAATCATCATGGCCGGCCTCGACGATCTCTTCGCTCAGATCCCCATCCAGGACATCGCTAACCAGCTCGGCGCTGACTCGGGTGAAGTGGACAGCACCATTCGGACCCTGGTGCCGGTACTGGTCGGCGGGTTGAGCCAGAACGCCCAAGACCCGAGCCAGGCCGACAGCATCGTCAACACCGCCGCCACCTTCGCCGCCCAGGGGCTGCTGGACAACGCGTTCGGTGCCAGCCAGTCCGAAGGCCAGCAGGTGATCTCCACCATCTTCGGCGGCAACAACACCAGCGAGGTCGCCTCGGCACTGTCGGGTGCCGGAGCGGGCAACAACGACCTGCTGCAGAAGCTGCTGCCGATCATCGCGCCGATCGTGCTCGCCTACATCGGCAAGCAACTGACCGGCCAGAAGGCCGAGCCGGCCCAGCAGCAGGCCTCCGGTGGCGGTCTCGGTGACGTCCTGGGCAGCATCCTGGGTGGTGCAGCCGGCGGCGGAGGCAACAAGTCGATGGGCAGCATCCTGGGCAACGCGCTGGGCGGCAAGACCGGGGAGGCGATCGGCGGAATCCTCGGCGGGCTGCTCGGCGGTAAGAAGTAGCTCGTCAGCACAAAGCCCTCGGACCGA is a window from the Mycobacterium sp. SVM_VP21 genome containing:
- a CDS encoding molybdenum cofactor guanylyltransferase encodes the protein MTAGRLAGVVLAGGASRRMGRDKATLTVPGRFAGLTLVEHQVSVLAQRCDPLFVVAAQGQALPDLAAQVLRDAVPGLGPLPAIGLGLHAAAQAGAPRAFVCAVDMPFLTTDLIDALTSPVADVVLPHADRDHYLAGVYRTTLADTVDSLVASGERRVGALIDVADVRRIMLADASPLANLNSPDDLADLR
- a CDS encoding saccharopine dehydrogenase NADP-binding domain-containing protein: MPDTPRELDIILYGATGFAGKLTAQYLARAGAAARIGLAGRSAERVREVRDGLGSPAQDWPIVVADADKPATLGAMAAQTRVVITTVGPYTRYGMPLVAACAAAGTDYVDLTGETLFVRESIDRYHRQAADNQARIVHACGFDSIPSDMSVYALYRAACDDGTGDLLDTDFVVRGASGGASGGTLATMIEFLSAAANDPKARRQLSDPYTLSSDRSAEPRLGPEPDLSWRRGQDIAPELDGIWTAGFAMAPVNTRIVRRSNGLLDWAYGRRFRYAEHMSVGSSAAAPALSGLATGMGKATFGVGGHLLRLVPAGLLERVLPKPGTGPSRSRRENGYYRIETYTTTSSGARYRADMAQRGDPGYQATSVLLGESALALALDRDALSDHYGVLTPAAAMGDVLLARLPAAGVTLEVCRLR
- a CDS encoding DUF937 domain-containing protein, producing the protein MAGLDDLFAQIPIQDIANQLGADSGEVDSTIRTLVPVLVGGLSQNAQDPSQADSIVNTAATFAAQGLLDNAFGASQSEGQQVISTIFGGNNTSEVASALSGAGAGNNDLLQKLLPIIAPIVLAYIGKQLTGQKAEPAQQQASGGGLGDVLGSILGGAAGGGGNKSMGSILGNALGGKTGEAIGGILGGLLGGKK